One window from the genome of Rhizoctonia solani chromosome 15, complete sequence encodes:
- a CDS encoding Serine carboxypeptidase — translation MRVRPSSNLCDPTVKQYSGYLDVSEDKHLFFWFFESRKNPEKAPLAAWMNGGPGGSSALGLLMENGPCNVVFGNSTERNQYGWNEVANMFFLDQPAGVGYSYSTSDHVVDTTWEAARDFYAFVQLFLGCFPEYSGRPFHVLAESYGGQYAPNFANYINRQNKANRLLSNPKHQHVSLESVLIVNGLVSPAVQAATSPEYACSGPYAFWDNNGPHCKLLRSRVPRLHELFQQCETFRTELTCVPAAIYAFSAMDEGFEKAGINRYDVRKPCNQPVECYDQMRYAQSYLNSSDVKLALGVPPDFNYNWLNITINSAFFRAADVAHDASLMVKELLDDGVRVLNLAGDADFACNYMGAFEWMYKLDSKYAKEFRPLNNTVWTLNGKAVGEVRASADESGKTAGNFTWLRIYEAGHMVPHDQPEVSLEFFRRWIENKPLAG, via the exons ATGCGTGTTCGCCCTTCGAGCAATCTGTGCGACCCTACGGTGAAGCAGTACTCTGGATACCTCGATGTTTCAGAGGACAAGCACCTCTTCTTTTG GTTCTTTGAAAGTCGAAAGAATCCCGAAAAGGCACCTCTTGCTGCGTGGATGAATG GAGGGCCAGGGGGCTCATCGGCGCTAGGTTTGCTCATGGAAAATGGCCCTTGCAATGTGGTTTTCGGAAACTCTACCGAACGAAACCAGTATGGGTGGAATGAAGTGGCAAAT atgttcttcttggaCCAACCGGCGGGTGTAGGTTATTCGTACTCGACCTCGGATCACGTCGTCGATACTACGTGGGAGGCCGCAAGAGATTTCTACGCCTTTGTGCAGCTCTTCTTGGGGTGTTTTCCGGAATACTCGGGCAGACCTTTCCACGTATTGGCTGAGAGCTACGGCGGGCAGTATGCGCCCAACTTTGCCAACTACATCAATCGTCAAAACAAGGCCAACCGATTACTATCGAATCCAAAACATCAGCACGTATCCTTGGAGTCGGTACTAATCGTCAATGGACTGGTGTCACCAGCCGTTCAAGCAGCGACCTCTCCGGAATATGCTTGTTCAGGGCCATATGCGTTCTGGGATAATAATGGCCCACATTGCAAGCTGCTACGCTCTCGTGTTCCTCGACTTCATGAACTGTTTCAACAGTGTGAGACTTTTCGCACAGAGCTAACTTG TGTTCCGGCCGCGATTTATGCCTTCAGCGCTATGGACGAGGGCTTTGAG AAAGCCGGTATTAATAGGTATGACGTCCGAAAGCCATGCAATCAGCCGGTCGAATGCTACGATCAAATGAGATACGCACAAAGCTACTTGAATAGCTCGGACGTAAAGCTAGCTCTGGGTGTACCTCCTGATTTTAACTACAACT GGTTAAACATAACTATCAACTCGGCCTTTTTCCGTGCTGCAGATGTCGCCCACGATGCTTCCTTGATGGTAAAAGAACTGCTGGACGATGGAGTCAGGGTGCTCAACTTGGCTGGTGACGCCGACTTTGCCTGCAATTACATG GGCGCATTCGAGTGGATGTACAAATTGGACTCAAAGTATGCG AAAGAATTCCGGCCATTGAACAACACCGTCTGGACACTGAACGGCAAGGCAGTCGGTGAAGTCAGGGCGAGTGCAGACGAAAGCGGAAAGACAGCAGGTAACTTCACCTGGCTTCGCATATACGAAGCTGGGCATATGGTTCCCCACGACCAACCGGAAGTATCACTGGAATTCTTTAGAAG ATGGATTGAGAATAAGCCTCTGGCTGGATGA
- a CDS encoding ubiquitin-conjugating enzyme, whose translation MVPDSMFTAGPISEDNFFEWEALINGPKDTPYEGGVFVAKLEFPSDYPLNPFKMKFDPPLLHPNVYADGNVCISILHSPGDDPNMYELASERWSPVQSVEKVLLSVISMLAEPNLESGANVDCCKLYRENKAEFERQKSSLQKTPVEVAIQQVLDVIPNVDKSHLQSLVAHYMASGSEDVSTVIISHLLEHPDYPKAGKRKSEAVVTSIPKRPKIDYMADDREAITDTAYISVALDHLLRVDFPTIPKDYVKKAFFNNKAHYAPTFIVLKEDIKDGSKFLVKKSSKRTEKSRGKGKAPPKSEDFDAERIWLLGYLDEKAELEECEQNGTGLECGCCFGDYPFSWMIQCPDAHLFCRDCARRSAEECIGNRKTELLCMDQSGCKQAFAESEIQRFLSDKSLELWHRIKQEKEIELAQIDGLESCPFCSYAVVIENEEERLFRCENSSCGIVSCRKCKKEDHLPKSCEEAEKDKALDGRHSIEEAMTKALMRNCPKCNQNFVKESGCNKMTCPGCRSLVCYVCRKIIQGYDHFDQTPQGVPRNASSKKCPLWESVEQRHADDVKKAAEVAQEEYRRLNPDIREEDIAVDLPQAPPPPPPLPQLRAGLAPPLRNLAMPMLPAGGVYDPYQQRLFMGPQAGHRGLDGNLMAANAQLDNLRRLLEERNQAPLAPPPAPPRRGRR comes from the exons ATGGTTCCGGATAGCATGTTTACAGCGG GCCCCATCTCGGAGGATAACTTTTTCGAATGGGAGGCATTAATCAACGGCCCTAAGGACACACCCTAT GAAGGAGGCGTGTTTGTTGCGAAGCTAGAGTTT CCTAGTGATTACCCTTTGAATCCGTTCAAGATGAAATTTGACCCGCCCCTGCTTCATCCGAATG TTTACGCCGACGGGAATGTTTGTATTTCAATACTACATTCCCCGGGAGACGATCCGAATATGTATGAGCTCGCATCGGAACGCTGGAGTCCGGTACAGAGCGTGGAAAAAGTGCTCCTAAGTGTAATATCTATGCTCGCAG AACCGAACCTTGAGAGCGGGGCAAACGTCGATTGTTGTAAACTCTACCGAGAGAACAAGGCA GAATTCGAGCGGCAG AAGTCCAGCCTCCAGAAGACCCCCGTCGAAGTTGCTATACAGCAGGTACTAGATGTTATCCCCAATGTCGACAAGTCTCATCTGCAGTCGTTGGTTGCTCATTACATGGCCAGTGGCTCCGAAGAT GTTAGCACGGTGATCATCTCTCACTTGTTGGAACATCCAGATTATCCCAAGGCTGGCAAGCGTAAGAGCGAAGCTGTTGTAACCTCGATTCCCAAGCGGCCAAAAATCGATTACATGGCTGATGATAGGGAGGCAATCACGGATACAGCCTATATTTCTGTGGCGTTG GACCACCTGCTTCGAGTGGATTTTCCAACCATACCTAAAGATTA CGTGAAAAAAGCATTTTTTAACAACAAGGCACATTATGCTCCTACTTTCATCGTACTGAAAGAAGATATCAAGGATGGCTCCAAATTTCTCGTAAAGAAATCTTCTAAACGTACCGAAAAATCTCGTGGAAAAGGCAAGGCGCCTCCAAAGAGCGAGGACTTTGACGCCGAGCGCATTTGGTTGCTCGGTTACCTTG ACGAAAAAGCCGAGCTTGAAGAATGCGAACAGAATGGAACTGGCCTTGAATGCGGATGCTGCTTTGGGGACTATCCATTT TCTTGGATGATCCAATGTCCTGACGCGCACCTGTTCTGCCGGGACTGTGCTCGCCGGTCGGCTGAAGAGTGTATTGGGAACAGGAAAACCGAGTTGTTATGCATGGACCAGTCTGGGTGTAAACAGGCGTTTGCGGAAAGTGAGATCCAACGGTTCTTGTCTGACAAGTCACTCGAGTTATGGCATCGAATTAAGCAAGAAAAAGAGATTGAGCTG GCTCAAATTGACGGACTGGAAAGCTGCCCCTTTTGCTCGTATGCAGTTGTGATTGAGAATGAAGAAGAGCGGCTATTCCGATGCGAGAACAGTTCTTGTGGTATTGTTAGTTGCCGCAAGTGCAAGAAAGAG GATCATTTACCAAAGTCATGCGAAG AGGCCGAAAAAGACAAGGCCTTGGACGGGAGACATTCTATTGAAGAAGCCATGA CCAAAGCATTGATGCGTAACTGTCCCAAGTGCAATCAGA ATTTCGTGAAGGAGTCTGGTTGCAACAAAATGACCTGTCCTGGGTGTAGATCTCTGGTTTGCTATGTCTGTCGTAAGATTATCCAGGGTTATGATCACTTTGATCAA ACTCCACAGGGAGTACCCCGGAAC GCGAGTTCTAAAAAG TGCCCACTCTGGGAATCGGTTGAGCAAAGGCATGCTGACGAT GTCAAAAAAGCTGCCGAAGTCGCACAGGAAGAATACCGGAGACTGAACCCCGATATTCGAGAAGAGGATATCGCGGTTGATTTACCTCAAGCACCCCCGCCTCCGCCGCCACTACCTCAACTTCGTGCTGGACTTGCACCCCCACTTCGGAACTTAGCTATGCCTATGCTCCCAGCTGGAGG AGTATATGACCCATATCAACAACGCTTGTTTATGGGCCCACAGGCGGGTCATCGTGGATTGGATGGGAACCTCATGGCTGCAAACGCACAACTTGATAATTTGCGCCGACTCTTAGAAGAGCGAAATCAGGCACCTCTTGCTCCCCCACCAGCACCACCGCGGAGAGGCCGTCGTTGA
- a CDS encoding cytochrome P450 family protein yields the protein MNQTMEELIPKIRTSGFLLLSYFRSYTETCATGARVARLHLGHLSTKSHAQNRLDLDKYHDTMKDNQVSRLVVPASLTALLLYQCWRLARGPKVRHPPSPKSLPLVGNMFSIPFGQEYVAFAKLGEQLESDIVYLEVLGQKILVLNSAEAASDLLDKRSTIYSDRPSIPMLTDPSLCGLFFIRPYLIVPSRMNWSRAVSLAKYSELWRSYRRILNNWLNKRTTTQFNVIQERQAHSLLRRLLNTTNNLQPFHSVKNEIYFAMGSLMLQTAYGYEPPSPEDQFLKDAHLTFDNATLASMQTNFLVNLLPTMLYIPAWFPGTGWKQTAKEWGAQQEKSKSNLYEWLKARVTTGTEQLSLLGPLLQGHELVSGLSPSERDERLKEIGIMLFGGGTDTMSIFITNFIAAMVLYPHVQARAQQELDTVLGPAVLPKIPDQERLPYIRNLIDEVLRIYPVAPLGMPHVCTEDDTYREYHIEKETVVLGNIWAIGNDPRRYKNPEEFNPDRYLDPSVQRPPIFGWGRRKCPGNYFAEASVFITTASLLSVFVFSKKTDKNGEEVVPQIQTKENSIVMELEPFEFDFRLRSEEHRELILGTNVDKE from the exons atgaatcagactatggaagaattgatacctaaaatca GAACATCCGGCTTCTTGCTGTTATCGTACTTTAGATCGTACACAGAAACCTGTGCGACTGGTGCACGTGTAGCTCGATTACATCTAGGTCATCTCTCGACCAAGTCCCATGCCCAGAATCGCCTGGACCTAGACAAGTACCACGACACTATGAAAGACAACCAAGTCAGCCGTTTAGTCGTTCCTGCATCTTTGACTGCCCTTCTCCTTTACCAATGCTGGCGTTTGGCACGGGGACCTAAAGTTCGTCACCCGCCTTCCCCTAAATCACTTCCCCTTGTAGGAAACATGTTCTCAATCCCTTTTGGCCAAGAATATGTTGCATTCGCGAAGCTTGGGGAACAGTTGGAAT CGGATATAGTCTACCTCGAGGTACTGGGCCAGAAAATCCTTGTGCTCAATTCTGCAGAAGCTGCCTCGGACCTTCTTGACAAACGTTCGACGATCTATTCAGATCGGCCCTCCATACCAATGCTCACGGATCCATCATTGTGTGGATTGTTCTTTATCAGACCCTATCTGATTGTCCCATCCAGAATGAACTGGTCCAGGGCTGTCAGTCTTGCTAAATACAGCGAGCTCTGGCGGAGTTATCGACGGATATTGAACAACTGGCTTAACAAGCGTACTACTACTCAATTTAATGTCATACAGGAACGACAGGCACATTCACTTCTACGACGCCTACTGAATACCACAAATAACCTTCAGCCGTTCCACAGTGTTAAGAATGAAATATATTT CGCTATGGGGTCGCTAATGCTTCAAACCGCTTACGGATACGAGCCCCCAAGTCCTGAGGACCAATTTCTCAAGGACGCGCACCTCACATTCGATAATGCTACTCTGGCAAGCATGCAAACGA ATTTCCTTGTAAACTTATTGCCGACAATGTTGTACATCCCAGCCTGGTTTCCTGGGACAGGCTGGAAGCAAACCGCAAAAGAATGGGGGGCACAACAAGAAAAATCAAAGAGTAACCTCTATGAGTGGTTAAAGGCTCGGGTT ACTACTGGAACGGAGCAACTTTCATTGCTCGGTCCTTTACTTCAAGGTCATGAGTTGGTTTCGGGGTTGAGTCCTTCAGAGAGAGATGAGCGATTAAAGGAAATTGGAATTATGCTATTTGGAG GCGGAACAGATACT ATGTCAATTTTTATTACGAACTTTATAGCTGCTATGGTCTTGTACCCCCATGTACAAGCACGAGCTCAACAAGAACTTGACACTGTTCTTGGGCCAGCTGTGCTACCAAAGATACCAGACCAAGAAAGGTTACCTTACATTAGGAACCTAATTGACGAAGTCCTACGAATATATCCTGTTGCCCCACTTG GAATGCCCCATGTGTGCACTGAAGATGACACTTATCGTGAATATCACATCGAAAAAGAAACAGTTGT TTTGGGGAACATCTG GGCCATCGGAAACGACCCTCGTCGTTACAAGAACCCCGAAGAATTTAACCCTGACAGGTACCTCGATCCTAGTGTTCAGCGAccacccatatttggatgGGGGAGACG CAAATGTCCAGGGAACTATTTTGCTGAAGCATCAGTGTTTATCACCACTGCTTCGCTTCTCTCTGTCTTTGTTTTTTCCAAGAAAACGGACAAAAATGGAGAGGAAGTGGTGCCACAAATTCAAACAAAGGAAAACTCGATCGTAAT GGAACTGGAGCCCTTTGAATTCGATTTCAGGCTCAGGTCAGAGGAGCATCGTGAGCTTATTCTTGGGACAAATGTGGATAAGGAGTAA
- a CDS encoding Serine carboxypeptidase, producing MKAALGVPNEVNYKWISTNISRAFTRTGDDSHDAMPAVQELLEDGVRVFNLAGDTDFACNFIGAFEWMHQLDSPYTEIFRASRNTVWKLNGKAVGEVRAAGDLGGRTAGNFTWLRIYEAGHWVSYDQREVALEFFNGFTISPSWVDYT from the exons ATGAAGGCAGCGCTAGGCGTGCCCAATGAAGTCAACTACAAGT GGATAAGCACGAATATAAGTCGAGCATTTACCAGAACTGGGGACGATAGTCACGACGCAATGCCTGCAGTACAGGAATTACTAGAGGATGGTGTTCGCGTGTTTAACCTTGCCGGAGACACTGATTTCGCTTGCAACTTTATT GGTGCGTTTGAATGGATGCACCAATTAGACTCCCCATATACG GAAATTTTTCGTGCTTCAAGAAACACCGTCTGGAAACTAAACGGCAAGGCCGTTGGCGAAGTCAGAGCGGCTGGGGATCTCGGAGGTAGGACAGCTGGTAACTTCACTTGGTTGCGCATTTACGAAGCTGGGCATTGGGTTTCTTACGATCAACGCGAGGTCGCCCTTGAGTTTTTTA ATGGATTCACAATATCCCCTAGCTGGGTAGACTATACATAG